The nucleotide window CCGCCGTGCTCTCCGGGCAAACCCTGATCCCTGAATGTGGCTCATCGCGGTCATGACGCGATGTACGGCGGGCCCGGGCGGTCCCTTTCTTAAAATCCTTGTTCTTTGCCGGCGCGGCGGATAGCGCACGCCGGTGCAAAGTGCATGCGGGAGTTCCAGGGCACGCAGATCGCCCGGGCACCCGAGCCAAACCAGAGGAGGATTTCGATCGTGTGGAGTCAAGTCTATGACCCGCTAGGCAATATGGCGCTGTCGACCATTGCCGCGGGCATTCCCGTCGCCGTGCTGCTGGCAGCGCTGGCGTTCTTTCATATGCAGGCGCACCTGGCCGCCGGCCTGGCGCTGCTGATCGGCATCGTGGTCGCCTCCACGGTGTTCGGCATGCCGGCGGCGATGGCGGGCAAGGCGGCGGGGCTGGGCATCGTGTCCGGGCTGTTCCCGATCGGCTGGATCGTGCTGAACATCATCTTCCTGCACCGGCTGACAACCCTTAACGGGTCATTCAAGGTCTTGCAGAACTCGATCTCCGGCATCACCGAAGACCGCCGCCTGCAGCTGCTGCTGGTGGCGTTCAGCTTCGGCGCCTTCTTCGAGGGCGCGGCCGGCTTCGGCACGCCGGTGGCCGTGACCGGTGCCATCCTGATCGGGCTGGGCTTCTCGCCGCTGGCGGCTTCGGGCCTGGCGCTGATCGCCAACACCGCGCCGGTGGCGTACGGCGCGCTGGGCGCGCCGATCATCGGGCTGGCCTCGGTGACCGGGCTGGACCTGCTCGACCTGTCGGCAATGATCGGCCGCCAGCTGCCGTTCTTCTCGGTGATCGTGCCGTTCTGGCTGATCTGGGCCTTTGCCGGCTTCCGCGGCATGCTGGCGATCTGGCCGGCGATCCTGGTGGCGGGCGTGAGCTTCGCCATCCCGCAGTTCCTGGTGTCGAACTTCCACGGCCCGTGGCTGGTGGACGTGATCGCCGCGCTGGTGTCGATGGGCGCGCTGACGCTGTTCCTGAAGGTCTGGCATCCGAAGGAAATCTGGACCTCGACCAAGATCCTGGGCCGCCACGACGACTCCAAGGTCGACCACCCCGAGGCGCTCGAAGCCGACGCCCGCGCCAGCGCCGCCTCGGCCGGCATCTCGGTGGCCAGGGCCTGGATGCCGTGGGTGATCCTGACGGTGTTCGTCTTCGTCTGGGGCATCCCCGAGTTCAAGAAGCTGATGGACAGCCTGTGGGCCTGGAAATTCGCGATCCCGGGCCTGGACAAGGCCATCGTCAAGGTGCCGCCGGTGGTGCCCAGGGAAGTGGTCGAGGGCGCGGTGTTCAACTTCAACGTGCTGTCGATGGCCGGCACCGGCATCTTCGTCTCGGCCATCGCCGGCGGCCTGCTGATGGGCTATACGGTGCCGCGGCTGCTCAAGGAATACTGGGAGACCATCAAGCTGGTGCGCTACTCGCTGCTGACCATCTGCGCCATGTTCGGCGTCGGCTACCTGACGCGCTACTCGGGCCTCGATGCCACGCTGGGACTGGCCTTTGCGCACACGGGCGTGTTCTACCCGCTGTTCGGCACCATGCTGGGCTGGCTGGGCGTGGCGCTGACCGGCTCGGACACGGCCTCGAACGTGCTGTTCGGCGGCCTGCAGAAGACCACCGCCGAGCAGCTGGGGCTGTCGCCGGTGCTGATGGCTTCGGCCAACAGCTCGGGCGGCGTGATGGGCAAGATGATCGACGCGCAGTCCATCGTGGTGGCCTCGACCGCCACCAAGTGGTACGGCCACGAGGGCGACATCCTGCGCTACGTGTTCTTCCACTCGATCGTGCTGGCGATCCTGGTGGGCCTGTTCGTGACGCTGCAGGCCTACGTGCCGCCGTTCACGCATATGGTGATCCATCACCCCTGAGCCGGCGGCCGCGCCTGCCGCGCGCAGGCGCGCCAGGCAGGCACGCACCGCAAGCAGCTTCGCGCTGCCGTGCAGAACAGGCCCCGCCCCGGCGGGGCTTTTTCCATTGGGCGAGGCGCGTATCATGTTGCGTCTCTCTACGCCGCATGCGGGCCGCGCGTCCCACCAGGACACCGCGGCACGCCTGGCACAACTGGAACCCTGCCATGTTGCGTCGCCTGGAAAGACTGATCGACCCTTTTCGCCATATGCCCGACCGCGAGCCGCCGGGCCAGGTGATGCGCTTCTACACGTGGTACCTGCGCGAGGTCTGGGGCGTGTTCGTGCTGCTGTTGCTGGTGGGCCTGGTCGGCGCGCTGATCGAGGTGGCGCTGTTCAGCTTCCTGGGGCGGCTGGTCGACATGGCGCAGACCACCCCCGGCGCCGAATTCTTCAGCCGGCACCGCAACGAGCTGGTGTGGATGGCGGTGGTGGCGGTGCTGCTGCGCCCCGTCTTCTTCGGCCTGCACGACGTGCTGGTGCACCAGGTGATCAGCCCCAGCCTGTCCAACCTGATCCGCTGGCAGAACCACCGCTACGTGCTCAAGCAGAGCCTGTCGTTCTTCCAGAACGACTTTGCCGGGCGCATTGCCCAGCGCATCATGCAGACCGGCTTCTCGCTGCGCGACTCCGCGGTGCAGGCGGTCGATGCGCTGTGGCATGTGGTGATCTACGCGGTCAGCTCGCTGGTGCTGTTCGCGCAGGCCGACTGGCGGCTGATGATCCCGCTGCTGCTGTGGATCGCCTGCTACGTCGCCGCGCTGCTGTACTTCGTGCCGCGCGTGAAGCAGCGCTCGGTGGTCGCGACCGAATCGCGCTCGCGGCTGATGGGGCGCATCGTCGACGGCTACACCAATATCACCACGCTCAAGCTGTTCGCCCATACCCGGCAGGAAGAAGACTACGCGCGCGACGCCATGGCCGAGCAGACCGAGAAGACGCGCCAGGCCGGGCGCATGGTCAGCGGCATGGACGTCACCATCACCGCGATGAACGGCGCGCTGATCGCCGGCACCACCGGGCTCGCGGTATGGCTGTGGAGCACCGGGCATGTCACCACCGGCGCGATCGCGCTGACCACCGGGCTGGTGATCCGCATCAACAATATGTCCGGCTGGATCATGTGGGTGGTCAACGGCATCTTCGAGAACGTCGGGCAGGTGCAGGACGGCATGAAGACCATCGCGGTGCCGCGCCAGGTCACTGACCGCCCGGGGGCGCAGCCGCTGCGCGTCACCCACGGCGAAGTCCGCTTCGAGCAGGTGGCCTTCCACTACGGCAAGGGCTCGGGCGTGATCGAGGGCGTCAACCTGACCGTGCGGCCGGGCGAGAAGATCGGACTGGTCGGCCCTTCCGGCGCGGGCAAATCGACGCTGGTCAACCTGCTGCTGCGGCTCTATGACGTGGAAAGCGGGCGCATCCTGATCGACGGGCAGGACATCGCCGGTGTTACGCAGGAAAGCCTGCGCGCGCAGATCGGCATGGTCACGCAGGACACCTCGCTGCTGCACCGCTCGATCCGCGAGAACCTGCTCTACGGCAAGCCCTCGAGCACGGAAGCCGAACTGGCCGCCGCGCTGCACCGCGCCCGCGCCGACGCGTTCATCCCGCACCTGGTCGATGCCCACGGCAACACCGGGCTGGAGGCGCAGGTCGGCGAGCGCGGCGTGAAGCTGTCAGGCGGCCAGCGCCAGCGCATCGCGATCGCGCGCGTGCTGCTGAAGAACGCGCCGATCCTGATCCTGGACGAAGCCACCTCGGCGCTGGACTCCGAAGTGGAAGCCGCGATCCAGGAAAGCCTGGAAACGCTGATGCAGGGCAAGACCGTGATCGCGATCGCGCACCGGCTCTCGACCATCGCGCGGATGGACCGGCTGGTGGTGCTGGACAACGGGCATATCGTGGAGAGCGGCACGCATGCGCAATTGCTGGCGCACGGGGGGTTGTATGCGCGGCTGTGGGCGCATCAGACTGGGGGGTTCGTGGGGGTGGATTGAGACGTTGCCCGCCGGATTGGGGGCTCCCTCTCCCGCAGGCGGGAGAGGGGAGCAAACCCGCGGGCCACTCAGTTGCCTGCCGGCATCTCCACCCGCACCGGGTCGATCCTCGGCTCCTTCAGCTTGGCCTCGATCGCCTTGCCCTTGCGCGCGCGCTTGCCCACGTACGGCAGCAGCGACTGCCCGGCCAGCTTCTGCGACGACGGCTTGCCGCCGCGGCCCGCGCCGGACAGCACCAGGCCAGGCGCGCCGACAGCAATCGCCTGCAGCAGCTTCTCCTTCGGCTCCAGCTCCATCAGGATCACGCCGCGCCCGCCGGCGGACAGTACCTTCACTTCATCCAGCGCCACCAGCAGCAGGCGGCCGTTGCCGGACAGGCAGGCGGCATGGGTGGCCTCGTCGCCCAGCGGTGCCGGTGCCAGCGGGGTGTCGCCGTCATCGAGCGTCAGGAACGACTTGCCGCCCTTCTGCCGGCTGATCATGTCGCCCACCCGGGTCTGGAAGCCGTTGCCGCCCGCGGTGGCGATCAGCATGCGCTGCTCGGCACTGCCGGCAAAGGTGTGCGCCACCTGGCTGCCCGATTGCAGCTCGATCAGCGTGGTGATGGGCACCCCGTCGCCGCGCCCGCCCGGCAGGGCGGACACCGGCACCGAATAGACCCGGCCGTTGGTGCCGAACACCAGCAGCACGTCGACGGTGCGGCAGTCGAAGGTGTTGTAGAGCGCATCGCCCGCCTTGAAGGTGAACTGCTGCGGATCGTGGCCATGGCCCTGGCGCGTGCGCACCCAGCCCTTCTGCGACATCACCACCGTCACCGGCTCGTCGATCACGCGCACTTCGGCGGCGGCGCGGCGCTCTTCCTGGATCAGCGTGCGGCGCGGGTCCTTGTCTTCCGGGCTGTACTGCTTGGCATCGGTCTCGATCTCCTTGATGATGCGGCGGCGCATCATGGTCTCGGACTTGAGCAGCACGTCCAGCTCGGCCTGCTCCTCGCGCAGCTCCTTCAGTTCCTTCTCGATCCGGATCGCTTCCAGGCGCGCCAGCTGGCGCAGCCGGATTTCCAGGATGTCCTCGGCCTGGCGGTCGCTCAGGCCGAAGGCCTCGATCAGCGCGGGCTTGGGCTCGTCGCTCTCGCGGATGATGCGGATCACCTCGTCGATATTGAGCAGCACCAGCATCCGGCCTTCGAGGATATGGATGCGGTCCTCGACCTTGCCCAGGCGATGGCGCGTGCGGCGCGTGACGGTGTCGAAGCGGAACGCGATCCACTCGCCCAGGATCTCGCGCAGGCCTTTCTGGCGCGGACGGCCGTCGGTGCCGATCATCACCAGGTTGATCGGCGCGCCGGACTCCAGGCTGGTATGCGCCAGCAGCGTCTGGATGAACTCCTGCTGGCCCACGTTCTTGCTCTTGGGCTCGAACACCAGCCGCACCGGCGCGTCCTTGCCCGATTCATCGCGCACCGCGTCGAGCACCGCCAGCACGGTGGCCTTGAGCTGCTGCTGGTCCGGCGTCAGCGCCTTCTTGCCGGTCTTGATCTTCGGGTTGGTGATTTCCTCGATCTCTTCCAGCACCTTCTGCGCCGACGTATTCGGCGGCAGCTCGGTCACCACCAGTTGCCACTGGCCGCGCGCCATTTCCTCGATGGTCCAGCGCGCGCGCACCTTCAGGCTGCCGCGGCCGTTCTCGTAGATCTGCGCGATATCCGATGCGGGCGAGATGATCTGGCCGCCGCCGGGATAGTCCGGCCCCGGCATCAGCGCCAGCAGCTCGGCCAGCGAGATATTCGGGTTGCGGATCATCGCCACGGTGGCGGCGGCGACCTCGCGCAGGTTGTGCGGCGGGATCTCGGTCGCCATGCCCACCGCGATGCCCGAGGCGCCGTTGAGCAGCACGAACGGCAGCCGCGCCGGCAGCAGCTTCGGCTCCTGCATCGAGCCGTCGTAGTTGGGGATGAAATCGACCGTGCCTTCGTCGATCTCGTCGAGCAGCAGCCGCGAGATCGGCGTCAGGCGCGCTTCGGTGTAGCGCATCGCCGCGGCGCCGTCGCCGTCGCGCGAGCCGAAGTTGCCCTGGCCGTCGATCAGCGGGTAGCGCA belongs to Cupriavidus taiwanensis and includes:
- the parC gene encoding DNA topoisomerase IV subunit A — its product is MEQQDITFQPEEPADSLTLARYAERAYLDYAVSVVKGRALPEVADGQKPVQRRILFAMHEMGLRADAKPVKSARVVGDVLGKFHPHGDQSAYDALVRLAQDFSLRYPLIDGQGNFGSRDGDGAAAMRYTEARLTPISRLLLDEIDEGTVDFIPNYDGSMQEPKLLPARLPFVLLNGASGIAVGMATEIPPHNLREVAAATVAMIRNPNISLAELLALMPGPDYPGGGQIISPASDIAQIYENGRGSLKVRARWTIEEMARGQWQLVVTELPPNTSAQKVLEEIEEITNPKIKTGKKALTPDQQQLKATVLAVLDAVRDESGKDAPVRLVFEPKSKNVGQQEFIQTLLAHTSLESGAPINLVMIGTDGRPRQKGLREILGEWIAFRFDTVTRRTRHRLGKVEDRIHILEGRMLVLLNIDEVIRIIRESDEPKPALIEAFGLSDRQAEDILEIRLRQLARLEAIRIEKELKELREEQAELDVLLKSETMMRRRIIKEIETDAKQYSPEDKDPRRTLIQEERRAAAEVRVIDEPVTVVMSQKGWVRTRQGHGHDPQQFTFKAGDALYNTFDCRTVDVLLVFGTNGRVYSVPVSALPGGRGDGVPITTLIELQSGSQVAHTFAGSAEQRMLIATAGGNGFQTRVGDMISRQKGGKSFLTLDDGDTPLAPAPLGDEATHAACLSGNGRLLLVALDEVKVLSAGGRGVILMELEPKEKLLQAIAVGAPGLVLSGAGRGGKPSSQKLAGQSLLPYVGKRARKGKAIEAKLKEPRIDPVRVEMPAGN
- a CDS encoding lactate permease LctP family transporter, which codes for MWSQVYDPLGNMALSTIAAGIPVAVLLAALAFFHMQAHLAAGLALLIGIVVASTVFGMPAAMAGKAAGLGIVSGLFPIGWIVLNIIFLHRLTTLNGSFKVLQNSISGITEDRRLQLLLVAFSFGAFFEGAAGFGTPVAVTGAILIGLGFSPLAASGLALIANTAPVAYGALGAPIIGLASVTGLDLLDLSAMIGRQLPFFSVIVPFWLIWAFAGFRGMLAIWPAILVAGVSFAIPQFLVSNFHGPWLVDVIAALVSMGALTLFLKVWHPKEIWTSTKILGRHDDSKVDHPEALEADARASAASAGISVARAWMPWVILTVFVFVWGIPEFKKLMDSLWAWKFAIPGLDKAIVKVPPVVPREVVEGAVFNFNVLSMAGTGIFVSAIAGGLLMGYTVPRLLKEYWETIKLVRYSLLTICAMFGVGYLTRYSGLDATLGLAFAHTGVFYPLFGTMLGWLGVALTGSDTASNVLFGGLQKTTAEQLGLSPVLMASANSSGGVMGKMIDAQSIVVASTATKWYGHEGDILRYVFFHSIVLAILVGLFVTLQAYVPPFTHMVIHHP
- a CDS encoding ABC transporter ATP-binding protein, with amino-acid sequence MLRRLERLIDPFRHMPDREPPGQVMRFYTWYLREVWGVFVLLLLVGLVGALIEVALFSFLGRLVDMAQTTPGAEFFSRHRNELVWMAVVAVLLRPVFFGLHDVLVHQVISPSLSNLIRWQNHRYVLKQSLSFFQNDFAGRIAQRIMQTGFSLRDSAVQAVDALWHVVIYAVSSLVLFAQADWRLMIPLLLWIACYVAALLYFVPRVKQRSVVATESRSRLMGRIVDGYTNITTLKLFAHTRQEEDYARDAMAEQTEKTRQAGRMVSGMDVTITAMNGALIAGTTGLAVWLWSTGHVTTGAIALTTGLVIRINNMSGWIMWVVNGIFENVGQVQDGMKTIAVPRQVTDRPGAQPLRVTHGEVRFEQVAFHYGKGSGVIEGVNLTVRPGEKIGLVGPSGAGKSTLVNLLLRLYDVESGRILIDGQDIAGVTQESLRAQIGMVTQDTSLLHRSIRENLLYGKPSSTEAELAAALHRARADAFIPHLVDAHGNTGLEAQVGERGVKLSGGQRQRIAIARVLLKNAPILILDEATSALDSEVEAAIQESLETLMQGKTVIAIAHRLSTIARMDRLVVLDNGHIVESGTHAQLLAHGGLYARLWAHQTGGFVGVD